Proteins encoded together in one bacterium window:
- a CDS encoding aminopeptidase P family N-terminal domain-containing protein yields the protein MEKEIEIKWERVKKLMAEKKLDGVLLNKVSNFAWFTGGKINYVGLHTETGVCKLLVTENKVYYLTNNIEYPRISEEELKNFNFEPVVEKWYEENFEERIKKITDGKIGSDIPVSNFIPVKIESLHYPLLSKEIERYKELGKEATKIMTEVCKEIKPGDKEIEIAGKLSEKLWSKNIVPVVLLVASDERIERYRHPVPTNKKIERYVMVVLCGRRNGLIVSLTRIVHFGKISDELKKKHQAVCKIDATFINSTKKGKIIGDVFNEGIKMYEKTGYSDEWQKHHQGGPTGYMTRYFRATEKRNEIITENQAFAWNPSITGTKSEDTIITTRTKPLIITEDTNWPSIKVEIEKDELLRPDILVK from the coding sequence ATGGAAAAAGAAATTGAAATAAAATGGGAAAGAGTGAAAAAATTGATGGCAGAAAAAAAATTAGATGGAGTTTTATTGAATAAAGTTAGTAATTTTGCATGGTTCACAGGTGGAAAAATAAATTATGTTGGGCTTCATACAGAAACAGGTGTTTGTAAACTATTGGTAACAGAGAATAAAGTTTATTATCTGACAAATAATATTGAATATCCAAGAATTTCTGAAGAAGAATTGAAAAACTTTAATTTTGAACCTGTGGTGGAAAAATGGTATGAAGAAAACTTTGAAGAAAGGATTAAAAAAATAACCGACGGTAAAATAGGTTCTGATATTCCAGTTTCAAATTTTATTCCTGTAAAAATAGAAAGTTTACATTATCCTCTTTTATCAAAAGAAATAGAAAGATATAAAGAACTTGGAAAAGAGGCAACAAAAATTATGACAGAAGTATGCAAAGAAATAAAACCTGGGGATAAAGAAATAGAAATTGCAGGAAAATTAAGTGAAAAGTTATGGAGTAAAAACATTGTTCCTGTTGTACTTCTTGTTGCTTCTGACGAAAGAATTGAAAGATACAGACATCCTGTTCCTACAAATAAAAAAATAGAAAGATATGTTATGGTTGTTCTCTGTGGTAGGAGAAATGGGTTAATCGTTTCTTTAACTCGTATTGTTCATTTTGGAAAAATATCTGACGAATTAAAGAAAAAACATCAGGCAGTATGTAAAATAGATGCTACCTTTATAAATTCAACAAAAAAAGGTAAAATCATTGGAGATGTATTTAATGAAGGAATAAAAATGTATGAAAAAACAGGGTATTCTGATGAGTGGCAAAAACATCATCAGGGAGGACCAACTGGTTATATGACAAGATACTTTAGAGCAACAGAAAAAAGAAATGAAATTATAACAGAAAATCAGGCATTTGCATGGAATCCATCAATTACTGGAACAAAATCAGAAGATACAATAATCACTACTAGAACAAAACCTCTTATAATAACAGAAGATACAAACTGGCCATCAATAAAAGTTGAAATAGAAAAGGATGAACTTTTGAGACCCGATATACTTGTAAAATGA